In the genome of Kitasatospora cineracea, one region contains:
- a CDS encoding phosphotransferase family protein, with product MKYQPIDRAPGAFQQAVPPQAIEEMCRRAFGPGTEVLAAVELGGGMYNSTYRLEFADGRQTVLRVAPEPDRQFRSERALMRNEYATVPYLAPVAHLVPRVLAADFTHQVLGRDHLFQTFLDGLPAPQGLPLHPRPAWRGFYAQLGTVAREIHGVRGPWFGPVAGPGHRTWSEAVLAGLADTAADLADTGTPFDDVEELIALAGRHRAVLDRITEPRLLHGDLWNINLMIAPDSPAPVITGVLDCDRAHWGDPEADWTIFMAARRPGTERDAFWDTWGPLAADPEAAWRRLLYTARHLAAVRLESVRLADPEQAAATVDDLRALLDRLARGVR from the coding sequence ATGAAGTACCAGCCCATCGACCGCGCCCCCGGCGCGTTCCAGCAGGCGGTGCCGCCGCAGGCGATCGAGGAGATGTGCCGGCGCGCCTTCGGCCCCGGCACCGAGGTCCTGGCCGCGGTCGAACTCGGCGGCGGCATGTACAACTCCACCTACCGGCTGGAGTTCGCCGACGGCCGGCAGACCGTCCTGCGGGTGGCCCCCGAACCGGACCGGCAGTTCCGCAGCGAACGCGCGCTGATGCGCAACGAGTACGCGACCGTCCCGTACCTGGCCCCCGTCGCGCACCTGGTGCCGCGGGTGCTGGCCGCCGACTTCACCCACCAGGTGCTGGGCCGCGACCATCTGTTCCAGACCTTCCTGGACGGTCTGCCCGCCCCGCAGGGCCTGCCGCTGCACCCGCGCCCCGCCTGGCGCGGCTTCTACGCCCAACTCGGCACCGTGGCCCGGGAGATCCACGGCGTCCGGGGCCCCTGGTTCGGCCCCGTGGCCGGGCCCGGGCACCGCACCTGGAGCGAGGCCGTCCTGGCCGGCCTGGCCGACACCGCCGCCGACCTGGCCGACACCGGCACGCCGTTCGACGACGTCGAGGAACTGATCGCGCTGGCCGGCCGCCACCGCGCCGTCCTCGACCGGATCACCGAACCCAGGCTCCTGCACGGCGACCTGTGGAACATCAACCTGATGATCGCCCCGGACAGCCCCGCCCCCGTCATCACCGGCGTCCTGGACTGCGACCGGGCCCACTGGGGAGACCCCGAGGCGGACTGGACGATCTTCATGGCCGCCCGCCGGCCCGGCACCGAACGCGACGCCTTCTGGGACACCTGGGGCCCCCTCGCCGCCGATCCCGAGGCCGCCTGGCGCCGCCTGCTCTACACCGCCCGCCACCTCGCGGCGGTCCGCCTGGAGTCCGTCCGCCTGGCCGACCCCGAACAGGCCGCCGCCACCGTGGACGACCTCCGGGCCCTGCTCGACCGCCTGGCCCGGGGCGTGCGCTGA
- a CDS encoding MFS transporter, producing the protein MPVLTTRLLLDTAPLRDSPAFRRLWLGQGLSQIGGQMTVFAVALQVYRLTGSSAAVGALGLAVAVPVVLFAAVGGSLGDRTDRRRLVLWTSSLQAGVSVLFAAQALAGLHSPGLLYLLVALQSLVGSVNAPGRRACTPRLLPRRQLAAAAALNALTMQFGAVAGPACAGLAAATWGLTACYLLDALSFAAALYGIARLPAMPPQGDRPPGRLAGAGEALALVRSRGELAGAFLADLCIALVASPAALLPALCAERFGGHPQTLGLLAAAGAVGGVLASACSGPAGRIARPGGAALLCCAAYGATVAALAVTRSLETALLLLALAGAADTLAVVFHSTVVQLSTPDRLRGRISAVEFVVGVGGTQLGRLRAGTLGALLGTGTAMLGGGLAAVAAAALVSVAAPAFTHYRAADAPAEA; encoded by the coding sequence GTGCCCGTCCTGACCACCCGGCTGCTCCTCGACACCGCGCCGCTGCGCGACTCACCCGCCTTCCGGCGGCTCTGGCTCGGCCAGGGACTGTCCCAGATCGGCGGGCAGATGACGGTGTTCGCCGTCGCCCTGCAGGTCTACCGGCTCACCGGCAGCTCCGCCGCGGTCGGCGCGCTCGGCCTGGCGGTGGCCGTCCCCGTGGTGCTGTTCGCCGCCGTCGGCGGCAGCCTCGGGGACCGCACCGACCGCCGCCGCCTGGTGCTGTGGACCAGCAGCCTGCAGGCCGGCGTCTCCGTGCTGTTCGCCGCCCAGGCCCTGGCCGGCCTGCACTCGCCCGGCCTGCTCTACCTGCTGGTCGCCCTGCAGTCCCTGGTCGGCAGCGTCAACGCCCCCGGCCGGCGCGCCTGCACCCCCCGGCTGCTGCCCCGCCGCCAACTGGCCGCCGCCGCCGCACTGAACGCCCTGACCATGCAGTTCGGCGCGGTCGCCGGACCGGCCTGCGCCGGACTCGCCGCCGCCACCTGGGGCCTGACCGCGTGCTACCTGCTGGACGCGCTCAGCTTCGCCGCCGCGCTGTACGGCATCGCCCGGCTCCCCGCCATGCCCCCGCAGGGCGACCGCCCGCCCGGCCGGCTCGCCGGAGCCGGCGAGGCCCTCGCCCTGGTACGGAGCCGGGGCGAACTCGCCGGGGCGTTCCTCGCCGACCTGTGCATCGCCCTGGTCGCCTCGCCCGCCGCCCTGCTGCCCGCGCTCTGCGCCGAACGCTTCGGCGGCCACCCGCAGACCCTCGGCCTGCTGGCCGCCGCCGGCGCGGTCGGCGGCGTCCTCGCCTCCGCCTGCTCCGGCCCGGCCGGCCGGATCGCCCGCCCCGGCGGCGCCGCCCTGCTCTGCTGCGCCGCGTACGGCGCGACCGTCGCGGCCCTCGCCGTCACCAGGAGCCTGGAGACCGCACTGCTGCTGCTGGCCCTCGCCGGAGCCGCCGACACCCTGGCGGTGGTCTTCCACTCCACGGTCGTCCAACTCAGCACCCCCGACCGGCTGCGCGGCCGGATCAGCGCGGTCGAGTTCGTGGTCGGCGTCGGCGGCACCCAGCTCGGCCGGCTCCGGGCCGGCACGCTCGGCGCCCTGCTCGGCACCGGCACCGCGATGCTCGGCGGCGGCCTGGCCGCGGTGGCCGCGGCCGCCCTGGTCAGCGTCGCCGCACCGGCCTTCACCCACTACCGTGCCGCCGACGCCCCGGCCGAGGCGTGA
- a CDS encoding glycine amidinotransferase, with the protein MQLNSHDEWSPLKEIVVGSAANYTSHDRELSFDLFFHENLFRSDWAYPRLRQNAHGPVGDRAWRIKQQYVEELHEDVEGLADTLTALGVTVHRPVPLPPDADPIAGFGWNAAPVPPLNLRDNTLILGDEIIETAPAIRSRYLETRLLAPVFTEYFRRGARWSTMPRPVLTDASFDLSYARDTETTLGGPTEPISAPRPSPYDVGFEMMLDGAQCLRLGRDVIVNIANANHAAACDWLERHLGGTRRVHRVHRMSDNHIDSMLLALRPGLFLARHEGLRDLLPEPFRRWKLIVPPQPEEANFPVYDDGDLVLTTPYIDLNVLSVGPDRVLVNEACPELVKVLEHEGFTVVPVRHRHRRLFGGGFHCFTLDTVRTGGLEDYAA; encoded by the coding sequence ATGCAGCTGAACAGCCATGACGAGTGGTCGCCGCTGAAGGAGATCGTCGTCGGCTCCGCCGCGAACTACACCTCGCACGACCGCGAGCTCTCCTTCGACCTGTTCTTCCACGAGAACCTGTTCCGTTCCGACTGGGCCTACCCCCGGCTGCGCCAGAACGCCCATGGCCCGGTCGGCGACCGCGCCTGGCGGATCAAGCAGCAGTACGTGGAGGAACTCCACGAGGACGTCGAGGGCCTGGCCGACACCCTCACCGCCCTCGGCGTCACCGTGCACCGCCCCGTCCCGCTGCCCCCCGACGCGGACCCGATCGCCGGGTTCGGCTGGAACGCCGCCCCGGTGCCGCCGCTCAACCTGCGCGACAACACGCTGATCCTCGGCGACGAGATCATCGAGACCGCGCCCGCCATCCGCTCCCGCTACCTGGAGACCCGGCTGCTGGCCCCGGTCTTCACCGAGTACTTCCGGCGCGGCGCCCGCTGGTCCACCATGCCGCGGCCGGTCCTCACCGACGCCTCCTTCGACCTCTCCTACGCCCGCGACACCGAGACCACCCTCGGCGGACCGACCGAACCGATCTCCGCCCCGCGACCCTCCCCGTACGACGTCGGCTTCGAGATGATGCTCGACGGCGCCCAGTGCCTGCGGCTCGGCCGCGACGTCATCGTCAACATCGCCAACGCCAACCACGCCGCCGCCTGCGACTGGCTGGAACGCCACCTCGGCGGCACCCGCCGCGTCCACCGGGTGCACCGGATGAGCGACAACCACATCGACAGCATGCTGCTGGCCCTGCGCCCCGGCCTCTTCCTGGCCCGCCACGAAGGGCTCCGCGACCTGCTGCCGGAACCCTTCCGCCGCTGGAAGCTGATCGTGCCGCCACAGCCCGAGGAGGCCAACTTCCCGGTGTACGACGACGGCGACCTGGTCCTGACCACCCCCTACATCGACCTCAACGTCCTCTCGGTCGGCCCCGACCGGGTCCTGGTCAACGAGGCGTGCCCGGAACTCGTCAAGGTCCTCGAGCACGAGGGCTTCACGGTCGTCCCGGTCCGGCACCGGCACCGGCGGCTGTTCGGCGGCGGCTTCCACTGCTTCACCCTGGACACCGTCCGCACCGGCGGGCTCGAAGACTACGCGGCCTGA
- a CDS encoding cytochrome P450, with translation MLENPYPHYARLREEHPIFWHEGMKSWVLTRYQDCRDVLRNHEVFARDRRRTGEEVPEFRQSLQTLDPPAQAPMRSLIMNAFHAQDLPEVGLRARRRTAGILGALAERDSFDLMREVAAPLALSITADLLGVREPDPEDYAEISAAIAERMDAGLKPENAARGDRARTRLNALAEEWFADADDRPGVLRDVKQRAVKADLPPHYISNSTGMMFNASYGTVYATVGNVVLTLLQRPGLLEEFEDARLLTPGVNELIRYDGPAQGTSRVATRTVEIHGTTVRPGQIVLTLMAAANRDPREFPHPDTLLLDRTPNRHLGFGWGTHACVGAVFGQVAIRELIVCLLGAPGRLRLAGPPTRRPTATVRSLDVLPVAIDR, from the coding sequence ATGCTCGAAAATCCCTATCCGCACTACGCCCGGCTGCGCGAAGAACACCCGATCTTCTGGCACGAGGGCATGAAGTCCTGGGTCCTGACCCGCTACCAGGACTGCCGGGACGTGCTGCGCAACCACGAGGTGTTCGCCCGCGACCGGCGGCGCACCGGGGAGGAGGTCCCCGAGTTCCGCCAGAGCCTGCAGACCCTCGACCCGCCCGCGCAGGCCCCGATGCGCTCACTGATCATGAACGCGTTCCACGCCCAGGACCTGCCGGAAGTGGGACTGCGCGCCAGACGGCGCACCGCGGGAATCCTCGGCGCACTCGCCGAGCGCGATTCCTTCGACCTGATGCGTGAAGTCGCCGCACCGCTCGCGCTTTCCATCACCGCCGACCTGCTGGGCGTCCGGGAACCCGATCCCGAAGATTACGCCGAGATATCCGCGGCCATCGCCGAGCGCATGGACGCCGGCCTCAAGCCCGAGAACGCCGCCCGCGGCGACCGCGCCAGAACCAGGCTGAACGCGCTGGCCGAGGAGTGGTTCGCCGACGCGGACGACCGGCCCGGGGTGCTCCGGGACGTCAAGCAGCGGGCCGTCAAGGCCGACCTCCCGCCGCACTACATCTCCAACAGCACCGGCATGATGTTCAACGCCAGCTACGGCACGGTCTACGCCACGGTCGGCAACGTGGTCCTCACCCTCCTGCAACGCCCCGGCCTGCTCGAGGAGTTCGAGGACGCGCGGCTGCTCACCCCCGGCGTCAACGAGCTGATCCGCTACGACGGCCCCGCCCAGGGCACCAGCCGGGTCGCCACCCGGACGGTCGAGATCCACGGCACGACCGTCCGGCCCGGACAGATCGTGCTGACCCTGATGGCGGCGGCCAACCGCGACCCGCGCGAATTCCCCCACCCCGACACCCTGCTGCTCGACCGCACCCCCAACCGTCACCTGGGGTTCGGCTGGGGAACGCACGCGTGCGTCGGGGCCGTGTTCGGCCAGGTGGCGATACGGGAGCTGATCGTCTGCCTGCTCGGCGCACCCGGGAGGCTCCGCCTCGCGGGCCCGCCGACCCGGCGCCCGACGGCGACCGTTCGCAGCCTGGACGTGCTCCCGGTCGCCATCGACCGGTGA
- a CDS encoding methyltransferase, with product MTTTATAPTTDTELLRAAAEHVRRHDTAALLRALLPGLDGVELRALTDRCRFAHTALLVFPPDADALHRMLADAGLPADAPARPSTVVRERLAARHGRDASGLEVGILRPPVTGADGEQRVVEVFALTVPPGSDLSELAGSERESQHEAHLGFEVDRPDPLVLRGLCALWERHGARPDGGGYNPHEDGTVLYFTAPAGSKAGFARVELYAPGDHRELLAEHLARHRAGQPAEALLRQLTGAWTTQALAAFAELGVPEAMDPQLPRSAEQLAHAVGADPETLRSLLRYLAMLGAVVQDGGGFRLAPSGELLRADAPGSLRPLALLYAGPFYRSFGELAGTVRTGQVAFDRLFGENHFDHFARDPYLAELFDRSMAASTRMFDPLPNHPAVRAAAAASTPGAPRTVVDLAGGTGELLARLLTAHPALHGMLLERPQVADAAREFLAGAGCGDRTACLPGEFADVPPGGDVYVLSRVLHDWTDERCREILRHLSAAMPAHADLLVVERLLPEDDSPSLATAWDLHMRCNVGGRERTAEHYARLFADAGLELVGHDPLPLDAHVLHVRKSASTPGT from the coding sequence ATGACCACCACCGCCACCGCGCCCACCACCGACACGGAGCTGCTCCGGGCCGCCGCCGAGCACGTCCGACGGCACGACACCGCCGCCCTGCTGCGCGCCCTGCTGCCCGGACTGGACGGGGTGGAGCTGCGGGCACTGACCGACCGCTGCCGGTTCGCGCACACCGCACTGCTGGTCTTCCCGCCGGACGCCGACGCGCTGCACCGGATGCTCGCCGACGCCGGGCTGCCGGCCGACGCCCCGGCCCGGCCGAGCACGGTGGTGCGCGAGCGGCTGGCGGCCCGGCACGGCCGGGACGCCTCGGGGCTGGAGGTCGGCATCCTGCGGCCGCCGGTGACCGGGGCGGACGGCGAGCAGCGGGTGGTCGAGGTGTTCGCGCTGACCGTGCCCCCGGGCTCCGACCTGTCCGAACTCGCCGGCTCGGAACGGGAGTCGCAGCACGAGGCGCACCTCGGCTTCGAGGTGGACCGCCCCGACCCGCTGGTGCTGCGCGGCCTGTGCGCGCTGTGGGAGCGGCACGGCGCGCGCCCGGACGGCGGCGGCTACAACCCGCACGAGGACGGCACGGTGCTGTACTTCACCGCACCGGCCGGCTCGAAGGCGGGCTTCGCCCGGGTCGAGCTGTACGCGCCCGGCGACCACCGGGAACTGCTGGCGGAGCACCTGGCCCGGCACCGCGCCGGGCAGCCCGCCGAGGCGCTGCTGCGGCAGCTGACCGGGGCGTGGACCACGCAGGCGCTGGCGGCCTTCGCCGAGCTGGGCGTCCCGGAGGCGATGGACCCGCAACTCCCGCGCAGTGCCGAGCAGTTGGCCCATGCGGTGGGGGCGGACCCGGAGACCCTGCGCTCGCTGCTGCGGTACCTGGCGATGCTGGGCGCGGTGGTCCAGGACGGCGGCGGCTTCCGGCTCGCCCCGTCCGGGGAACTGCTGCGGGCCGACGCGCCGGGTTCGCTGCGGCCGCTGGCGCTGCTGTACGCGGGGCCGTTCTACCGGTCGTTCGGCGAACTGGCCGGGACGGTCCGGACCGGGCAGGTGGCGTTCGACCGGCTGTTCGGCGAGAACCACTTCGACCACTTCGCCCGGGACCCGTACCTGGCCGAGCTGTTCGACCGGTCGATGGCGGCGAGCACCCGGATGTTCGACCCGCTGCCGAACCACCCGGCGGTGCGGGCCGCGGCCGCCGCCTCCACCCCCGGCGCACCGCGCACGGTGGTCGACCTGGCGGGCGGCACCGGCGAGTTGCTGGCCCGGCTGCTGACCGCGCACCCGGCCCTGCACGGCATGCTGCTGGAACGCCCGCAGGTCGCGGACGCTGCCCGGGAGTTCCTGGCCGGAGCGGGCTGCGGCGACCGGACGGCCTGCCTGCCGGGCGAGTTCGCGGACGTCCCGCCGGGCGGGGACGTGTACGTGCTCTCGCGGGTGCTGCACGACTGGACGGACGAGCGCTGCCGGGAGATCCTGCGGCACCTGTCGGCGGCGATGCCCGCGCACGCGGACCTGCTGGTGGTGGAACGGCTGCTCCCCGAGGACGACTCCCCCTCCCTGGCCACCGCCTGGGACCTGCACATGCGCTGCAACGTGGGCGGCCGGGAGCGCACCGCGGAGCACTACGCCCGGCTGTTCGCGGACGCGGGGCTGGAACTGGTCGGCCACGACCCGCTGCCGCTGGACGCCCACGTCCTGCACGTGCGCAAGTCCGCTTCCACTCCTGGGACCTGA
- a CDS encoding helix-turn-helix transcriptional regulator codes for MNRTARLYALVEELRAAAPRPLTVARLAARFEVATRTVQRDLQALMAAGLPVRAATGRGGGWSIDPRTTLPPVRFTAQEAAALTVALAATDHGAPYAAAARTAAQKLAAVLPADAAATARDLARRIVALPAAPAPPGAAAHRAAVEHALATGTVLRLHYADAAGRSSERLVEPAGLLTAGGHWYLIAWCRARRAGRGFRLDRITGADPTPEPAGPHDLAALLRGSAAAGARPPAALGALDEH; via the coding sequence GTGAACCGAACGGCCCGCCTGTACGCCCTGGTCGAGGAGTTGCGGGCCGCCGCGCCCCGCCCGCTGACCGTCGCCCGGCTGGCGGCCCGGTTCGAGGTCGCCACCCGCACCGTCCAGCGCGACCTCCAGGCCCTGATGGCCGCGGGCCTCCCCGTCCGGGCCGCCACCGGACGGGGCGGCGGCTGGTCCATCGACCCCCGCACCACCCTGCCGCCGGTCCGGTTCACCGCGCAGGAGGCCGCCGCGCTCACCGTCGCGCTCGCCGCCACCGACCACGGCGCGCCCTACGCCGCCGCGGCCCGCACCGCCGCGCAGAAACTCGCCGCCGTCCTGCCCGCCGACGCCGCCGCCACCGCCCGCGACCTGGCCCGCCGGATCGTCGCCCTCCCCGCGGCACCCGCCCCGCCCGGCGCCGCCGCCCACCGGGCCGCCGTCGAACACGCCCTCGCCACCGGCACCGTGCTGCGCCTGCACTACGCCGACGCCGCCGGGCGGAGCAGCGAGCGCCTGGTCGAACCGGCCGGGCTGCTCACCGCGGGCGGCCACTGGTACCTGATCGCCTGGTGCCGCGCCCGCCGGGCCGGCCGCGGCTTCCGCCTCGACCGGATCACCGGCGCCGACCCGACCCCCGAACCGGCCGGCCCGCACGACCTCGCCGCCCTGCTGCGCGGCTCCGCCGCGGCGGGCGCCCGGCCGCCCGCCGCGCTCGGCGCGCTCGACGAGCACTGA
- a CDS encoding alpha/beta hydrolase — protein MTTTHRTTPDFPDFLRGEPLDGHPLRAHLRDLDRLEETLAFNWAFERAAGSRPARRGPLDAQTLARLRRNRLGGDTPPRRLPQARDRRLPGGVRVRVLDPGSPEGVLLHLHGGGWAFGSADGQDERLWELALGTRLAVVSVEYRLAPEHPHPAAPEDCERAARWLAEHAVTEFGTDRLLIAGESAGAHLAVLTLLRLRAGHPGAYCGAQLAFGPYDLSMTPSQRSFGDRALLSNTRSLQGSYEMFSPGADAGRRRDPALSPLYADLAGLPPARLVVGTEDPLLDDSVLLARRWQEAGGTAELDVVAGAMHGFTLYPLTVTDRERRREREFLAAAGR, from the coding sequence ATGACGACGACGCACCGCACCACGCCCGACTTCCCCGACTTCCTGCGCGGCGAGCCCCTCGACGGGCACCCCCTGCGCGCCCACTTGCGGGACCTCGACCGCCTGGAGGAGACGCTCGCCTTCAACTGGGCCTTCGAACGGGCCGCGGGCAGCCGGCCCGCCCGTCGCGGACCGCTCGACGCGCAGACGCTCGCCCGGCTGCGCCGCAACCGGCTCGGGGGTGACACGCCGCCCCGGCGTCTTCCGCAGGCCCGGGACCGGCGGCTTCCGGGCGGGGTGCGGGTCCGGGTGCTCGATCCCGGCAGCCCCGAGGGCGTCCTGCTCCACCTGCACGGTGGGGGCTGGGCGTTCGGGTCGGCGGACGGGCAGGACGAGCGGCTGTGGGAGCTGGCCCTGGGGACCCGGCTGGCCGTCGTCAGCGTCGAGTACCGGCTCGCCCCCGAACACCCCCACCCCGCCGCCCCCGAGGACTGCGAGCGCGCCGCCCGCTGGCTCGCCGAGCACGCCGTCACCGAGTTCGGCACCGACCGGCTGCTGATCGCGGGTGAGTCGGCCGGTGCGCACCTCGCCGTCCTCACCCTGCTGCGCCTGCGGGCGGGGCACCCGGGGGCCTACTGCGGCGCCCAGTTGGCCTTCGGCCCCTACGACCTGTCGATGACGCCCAGCCAGCGCAGCTTCGGCGACCGTGCGCTGCTGAGCAACACCCGCAGCCTGCAGGGGAGTTACGAGATGTTCAGCCCCGGTGCCGATGCCGGGCGGCGCCGCGATCCGGCGCTGTCCCCGCTGTACGCGGACCTCGCCGGTCTGCCGCCGGCCCGGCTCGTGGTCGGCACCGAGGACCCGCTGCTGGACGACTCGGTGCTGCTGGCCCGGCGCTGGCAGGAGGCGGGCGGGACGGCCGAACTCGACGTGGTGGCCGGGGCGATGCACGGCTTCACCCTCTACCCGCTCACCGTCACCGACCGCGAACGCCGCCGCGAGCGGGAGTTCCTCGCCGCCGCGGGCCGGTAG
- a CDS encoding VOC family protein has translation MALEWEQIIVDSADPVALGHWWAEALGWVVVDETEEIVEIRPEPDRMPGLLFVPVPEGKTSKNRLHPDFRPDDQEAEVAWLLSLGARRVDPAQDGQHWVTLLDPEGNEFCVLSAPKG, from the coding sequence ATGGCACTGGAATGGGAACAGATCATCGTCGACTCCGCCGACCCCGTCGCCCTCGGGCACTGGTGGGCCGAGGCCCTCGGCTGGGTGGTGGTCGACGAGACCGAGGAGATCGTCGAGATCCGGCCCGAGCCGGACCGGATGCCGGGACTGCTCTTCGTGCCCGTCCCCGAGGGGAAGACTTCGAAGAACCGGCTCCACCCCGACTTCCGCCCCGACGACCAGGAGGCCGAGGTCGCCTGGCTGCTCTCCCTCGGTGCCCGGCGGGTCGACCCCGCGCAGGACGGGCAGCACTGGGTGACCCTCCTCGACCCGGAGGGCAACGAGTTCTGCGTCCTGTCCGCACCGAAGGGCTGA
- a CDS encoding aminotransferase class I/II-fold pyridoxal phosphate-dependent enzyme, whose protein sequence is MFERFSRAGTGSAKWARAGAGRIAMGVADMDLPGPPAVGAALRVRAGHPAFGYPVAEAADRVLVADWYRRRHGVEVDPGWVMLLPFAPGTAVRLLLEAVRPLSGPAVFVTPEWGGFARVCGAAGVATRELPLLETGDPADPYRLPLAEVAAARPGLVLLSSPHNPSGRIWPAADVRALAAAAAPGLLVSDEVHGDLRHPDAGAAQPVAVTVTGGAPNVVTLNSVGKTFNVSGLPSCFALVPDAGLRERLAAVMAGFGLWEGGLLGAVAQRAALAEGGPWLDGLLAHLVRARELAVGALGGAVLARPQSSYLLWLDGAGLGSREELLTERHVELADGADFGAAGSGRLRLNFALPLDRLRTALTRLTCE, encoded by the coding sequence GTGTTCGAACGGTTCTCGCGGGCGGGGACGGGCAGCGCGAAGTGGGCGCGGGCGGGCGCGGGGCGGATCGCCATGGGGGTGGCGGACATGGACCTGCCGGGGCCGCCCGCGGTGGGGGCGGCGTTGCGGGTGCGGGCGGGGCACCCGGCGTTCGGGTACCCGGTGGCGGAGGCCGCGGACCGGGTGCTGGTGGCCGACTGGTACCGGCGGCGGCACGGGGTGGAGGTGGATCCGGGCTGGGTGATGCTGCTGCCGTTCGCGCCGGGCACGGCGGTGCGGCTGCTGCTGGAGGCGGTGCGGCCGCTGTCCGGTCCGGCGGTGTTCGTGACGCCGGAGTGGGGCGGTTTCGCCCGGGTCTGCGGGGCGGCGGGGGTGGCGACCAGGGAGCTGCCGCTGCTGGAGACCGGCGACCCGGCCGACCCGTACCGGCTGCCCCTGGCCGAGGTCGCGGCGGCCCGGCCGGGCCTGGTGCTGCTGAGCAGCCCGCACAACCCGTCCGGGCGGATCTGGCCGGCGGCGGACGTCCGGGCGCTGGCCGCGGCGGCCGCGCCGGGGCTGCTGGTCTCGGACGAGGTGCACGGCGACCTGCGGCACCCGGACGCGGGCGCGGCGCAGCCGGTGGCGGTCACGGTGACGGGCGGGGCGCCGAACGTGGTGACGCTGAACTCGGTCGGCAAGACCTTCAACGTCTCGGGCCTGCCGAGCTGTTTCGCGCTGGTGCCGGACGCGGGGCTGCGGGAGCGGCTGGCGGCGGTGATGGCGGGTTTCGGCCTGTGGGAGGGCGGGCTGCTGGGGGCGGTCGCGCAGCGGGCGGCGCTGGCCGAGGGCGGGCCGTGGCTGGACGGGCTGCTGGCGCACCTGGTGCGGGCCCGGGAGTTGGCGGTGGGGGCGCTGGGCGGTGCGGTGCTGGCCCGTCCGCAGTCCTCGTACCTGCTGTGGCTGGACGGCGCGGGGCTCGGCAGCCGGGAGGAGCTACTCACCGAGCGTCACGTCGAGCTGGCGGACGGTGCGGATTTCGGAGCGGCCGGTTCCGGGCGGCTGCGGCTGAATTTCGCCCTGCCGTTGGACCGTCTCCGCACCGCTCTCACCCGGCTGACCTGCGAATAG
- the egtA gene encoding ergothioneine biosynthesis glutamate--cysteine ligase EgtA: MTLRAELTEASAERHLGAICFKIGPPALVGVEAEWFVHDVRCPGSPVDPDRVAAALAVLPDSADGPVLPAGSRLTREPGGQVELSSPPAADPADCAAGLSADQAVLRAALAAEGLRLTGSGTDPMDRERRMLATHPRYRAMEHYFDRGGPWGRIMMTGTASVQVCVDAGTEADHARRWRLAHELGPVLVAAFANSPLLEGRPTGWKSTRQLVWSRMDPSRTLAPPPSADPRAAWTAYVLDAALLCVRRPDGLPWDAPAGLSFREWLRGAGERPAVLADLDYHRTTLFPPVRPRGHLELRMIDAQPGEGWRVPLALVSALMDDPVAADEARAALELLGHAGSRAPRSGLWRRAAALGMADPDLRRAALLCFAAAERALTRRGGRLRADLVEFAERYPARGRCPADDQLTALRTGAAPALQEDAPC; encoded by the coding sequence GTGACGCTCAGGGCGGAGTTGACCGAGGCGTCGGCCGAACGGCACCTGGGCGCCATCTGCTTCAAGATCGGGCCCCCGGCGCTGGTCGGGGTCGAGGCGGAGTGGTTCGTCCATGACGTCCGATGTCCCGGCTCCCCGGTGGATCCCGACCGGGTGGCGGCCGCGCTGGCGGTGCTGCCCGACTCGGCCGACGGCCCGGTGCTCCCGGCGGGCTCGCGGCTGACGCGCGAACCCGGCGGGCAGGTCGAGCTCAGCTCCCCGCCCGCCGCCGACCCGGCCGACTGCGCGGCCGGACTGAGCGCCGACCAGGCGGTGCTGCGGGCGGCGCTGGCCGCCGAGGGCCTGCGGCTGACCGGCAGCGGCACCGATCCGATGGACCGCGAGCGCCGGATGCTCGCCACCCACCCGCGCTACCGGGCGATGGAGCACTACTTCGACCGCGGCGGCCCCTGGGGCCGGATCATGATGACCGGCACCGCCTCCGTGCAGGTCTGCGTGGACGCGGGCACCGAGGCCGACCACGCGCGGCGCTGGCGCCTGGCGCACGAGTTGGGGCCGGTGCTGGTCGCCGCGTTCGCCAACTCGCCGCTGCTGGAGGGACGTCCGACCGGCTGGAAGTCGACCCGGCAGCTGGTGTGGTCCCGGATGGACCCCTCCCGGACGCTGGCCCCGCCGCCGTCCGCCGACCCGCGCGCGGCCTGGACGGCCTACGTGCTGGACGCCGCGCTGCTGTGCGTGCGCCGCCCGGACGGGCTGCCCTGGGACGCGCCGGCCGGGCTGAGCTTCCGCGAGTGGCTGCGCGGCGCGGGCGAGCGGCCCGCGGTGCTGGCCGACCTGGACTACCACCGCACCACGCTGTTCCCGCCGGTGCGCCCGCGCGGCCACCTCGAACTGCGGATGATCGACGCCCAGCCCGGCGAGGGCTGGCGGGTGCCGCTGGCCCTGGTCAGCGCGCTGATGGACGACCCGGTGGCGGCCGACGAGGCCCGCGCCGCCCTGGAGCTGCTGGGCCACGCGGGCAGCCGCGCACCCCGTTCGGGCCTGTGGCGGCGGGCCGCCGCGCTCGGCATGGCCGACCCGGACCTGCGCCGCGCCGCGCTGCTCTGCTTCGCCGCCGCGGAACGCGCGCTGACCCGCCGGGGAGGGCGACTGCGCGCCGACCTGGTCGAGTTCGCCGAACGCTACCCGGCCCGCGGCCGCTGCCCGGCCGACGACCAGCTGACCGCCCTGCGCACCGGCGCCGCCCCCGCCCTCCAGGAGGACGCCCCGTGCTGA